The following coding sequences are from one Lolium rigidum isolate FL_2022 chromosome 6, APGP_CSIRO_Lrig_0.1, whole genome shotgun sequence window:
- the LOC124662443 gene encoding nuclear transcription factor Y subunit B-4-like has translation MSREDFINFSGFTQPGRLSLPRASTSSLSSVSGDVNAQGGLLPIANIGRIMKGVLPPEAKVSKSSKETMQECATEFIGFVTGEASERCRRERRKTMNGDDICHAMKSLGLDHYAGAMHRYLQRYREGEELTAALNNSIRAPPADDDMIQIDVRAQLSIARGQEKHGRN, from the coding sequence ATGAGTAGAGAGGATTTCATCAATTTTTCCGGTTTTACCCAACCGGGCCGTCTCAGCCTTCCTAGGGCATCAACCTCAAGCTTAAGCTCAGTCTCCGGAGATGTCAACGCGCAAGGAGGCCTGCTGCCGATCGCCAACATCGGGCGAATCATGAAGGGCGTGCTGCCGCCGGAGGCCAAGGTGTCAAAGAGCTCCAAGGAGACGATGCAGGAGTGCGCCACGGAGTTCATCGGCTTCGTCACCGGCGAGGCCTCGGAGCGGTGCCGGCGGGAGAGGCGCAAGACGATGAACGGCGACGACATCTGCCATGCCATGAAGAGCCTCGGCCTCGACCACTACGCCGGCGCCATGCACAGGTACCTCCAGAGGTATCGCGAGGGCGAGGAGCTCACGGCGGCGCTCAATAACAGCattagggcgccgccggccgatGACGACATGATCCAGATAGACGTCAGGGCGCAGCTGTCCATCGCTAGGGGCCAAGAGAAGCATGGTAGGAATTGA
- the LOC124662441 gene encoding uncharacterized protein LOC124662441 — MATIRSATAPPVEHSIEVDTICFYEHAAPAGRFAVCVACYPTSSIGFCRLGAALPHESVMQPGENSLTTFLVADPATLRTAAACHGALRGMLAALPELQSLRLAEDEWDAVVPADVVQAIVGAAGRGTGFTFCFHMGVHRRVIHDERALLMACREWRLASTALEEKDCGICLDGLERESAAQMACCEHAFHRRCISVWISKATCPMCRRDVWRPAVPEILELSFAGAPAQGMPDIE; from the coding sequence ATGGCGACAATTAGATCCGCCACGGCTCCCCCAGTCGAGCACAGCATCGAGGTAGACACGATCTGCTTCTACGAGCACGCCGCCCCCGCCGGCCGATTTGCGGTGTGCGTGGCATGCTATCCGACGAGTTCCATCGGCTTCTGCAGGCTCGGCGCCGCGCTGCCCCACGAATCGGTTATGCAACCCGGCGAGAACTCCCTGACGACGTTCCTCGTCGCTGACCCTGCCACGCTCcggaccgccgccgcctgccacgGCGCCCTGCGCGGGATGCTGGCGGCGCTCCCTGAGCTCCAGTCGCTGCGCCTCGCGGAGGACGAGTGGGACGCCGTCGTGCCCGCGGATGTGGTGCAGGCGATCGTGGGCGCGGCGGGCCGGGGCACCGGCTTCACCTTCTGCTTCCATATGGGGGTGCACCGCCGGGTGATACACGACGAACGGGCTCTCCTCATGGCGTGCAGGGAGTGGCGGCTGGCGTCAACGGCGCTGGAAGAGAAGGACTGCGGGATCTGCCTCGATGGACTGGAGCGAGAGTCCGCCGCGCAGATGGCGTGCTGCGAGCACGCGTTCCACCGCCGGTGTATTTCCGTgtggatctccaaggcgacgtgcCCGATGTGCCGGCGCGACGTCTGGCGCCCTGCCGTGCCGGAGATCCTTGAACTGTCATTCGCCGGCGCGCCGGCTCAAGGCATGCCAGATATTGAGTAG
- the LOC124662440 gene encoding putative RING-H2 finger protein ATL36 yields the protein MESFGASTTTFLVADPAPLRSASVCRGALRGMLAVLPQIRSLRLREDEWNAVVPEDVVPEIVGAAGRGTGITFCFHMGVHRRVIHDERGLLMACKEWRLASTALGEKDCGICLDGLEQESAAQMTGCEHAFHRRCISEWISKATCPMCRRDVWRPALPEILELSFTGAPAQGMPDIE from the coding sequence ATGGAATCCTTCGGGGCCAGCACGACGACGTTCCTCGTCGCTGACCCCGCCCCGCTCCGGAGCGCCTCTGTCTGCCGCGGCGCCCTGCGCGGGATGCTGGCGGTGCTCCCACAGATCCGGTCGCTGCGCCTCAGGGAGGACGAGTGGAACGCCGTCGTGCCCGAGGATGTGGTGCCGGAGATCGTGGGTGCGGCGGGCCGGGGCACCGGCATCACCTTCTGCTTCCATATGGGGGTGCACCGCCGGGTGATACACGACGAGCGGGGTCTCCTGATGGCGTGCAAAGAGTGGCGGCTGGCGTCAACGGCGTTGGGAGAGAAGGACTGTGGGATCTGCCTCGATGGACTGGAGCAAGAGTCCGCCGCGCAGATGACGGGCTGCGAGCACGCGTTCCACCGCCGGTGTATTTCCGAgtggatctccaaggcgacgtgccccatgtgccggcgcgacGTCTGGCGCCCTGCCCTGCCGGAGATCCTTGAACTGTCCTTCACCGGCGCGCCGGCTCAAGGCATGCCAGATATTGAGTAG